Proteins encoded by one window of Conger conger chromosome 1, fConCon1.1, whole genome shotgun sequence:
- the gphb5 gene encoding glycoprotein hormone beta-5, which produces MRELRQGLPWCGALLCWAVLLAGLDPTAAGEAHVSLRRFIGCAVREFTFLARKPGCGGLHVTTDACWGRCETWEKPVLDPPFIESYQRVCTYNETRMVTVKLPNCSTQVDPFYTYPVALRCDCGLCATSTTECITSV; this is translated from the exons ATGAGAGAGCTGAGACAGGGGCTGCCATG GTGCGGAGCGCTGCTCTGCTGGGCAGTGCTGCTTGCGGGCCTCGACCCCACTGCAGCAGGGGAGGCTCACGTCAGCCTGCGGCGTTTCATCGGCTGTGCGGTGAGGGAGTTCACCTTCCTGGCTCGGAAACCAGGCTGCGGGGGCCTGCACGTCACCACCGACGCCTGCTGGGGTCGCTGCGAGACCTGGGAG AAGCCTGTCCTGGACCCGCCCTTCATTGAGTCCTACCAGCGTGTGTGCACCTATAACGAGACCCGCATGGTGACAGTCAAGCTGCCCAACTGCTCCACCCAAGTAGACCCCTTCTACACGTACCCAGTGGCCCTGAGGTGTGACTGCGGGCTGTGTGCCACGAGCACCACTGAGTGCATCACTTCCGtgtga